One part of the Romeriopsis navalis LEGE 11480 genome encodes these proteins:
- the urtE gene encoding urea ABC transporter ATP-binding subunit UrtE, whose product MTTQIETAPANRPNPDGSVLNVTGLDVYYGESHILRQVDLNVFPGQMVCLIGRNGVGKTTFLKTVMGLLTPRQGQIVYANQGINRLTPDRRAKLGIGYVPQGREIIPRLTVKENLLLGQEALSKGKGKSTAELLDRVYDLFPVLKDMLWRMGGDLSGGQQQQLAIGRALMGDPKLLVLDEPTEGIQPSIILEIEAAVKRIIAETGMSVLLVEQHLHFVRQADWYYAMQRGGIVATGPTAELSKDVIQQFLSV is encoded by the coding sequence GATGGCTCGGTGCTGAACGTCACGGGACTGGATGTTTACTACGGCGAAAGTCATATTTTGCGTCAGGTTGATCTAAACGTGTTTCCCGGCCAAATGGTCTGCTTGATTGGCCGCAACGGCGTGGGCAAAACCACATTCCTCAAAACAGTCATGGGGCTACTGACTCCCCGCCAAGGACAAATCGTCTACGCCAATCAAGGCATTAACCGCCTGACGCCAGATCGCCGTGCCAAACTGGGGATTGGGTACGTTCCCCAAGGCCGCGAAATCATCCCGCGCCTGACGGTCAAGGAAAATCTCCTGCTTGGTCAAGAAGCCTTGAGTAAAGGCAAAGGTAAATCTACGGCCGAGCTGCTCGATCGGGTCTACGACCTCTTCCCAGTACTAAAAGATATGCTCTGGCGCATGGGCGGCGACCTGAGCGGGGGACAGCAGCAACAACTGGCGATCGGGCGGGCCTTGATGGGCGATCCGAAATTGCTGGTTTTAGATGAACCAACCGAGGGCATTCAGCCATCAATTATTTTGGAGATTGAAGCCGCCGTCAAACGGATTATCGCGGAAACAGGCATGTCCGTATTGCTCGTCGAACAACACTTACATTTTGTCCGGCAAGCTGACTGGTACTACGCCATGCAACGCGGGGGCATCGTCGCCACGGGCCCCACAGCCGAACTCAGCAAAGACGTCATTCAGCAGTTCCTCTCCGTATAA